Proteins from a genomic interval of Symmachiella macrocystis:
- a CDS encoding terminase gpA endonuclease subunit, protein MTIDGRELVDGLSPAELAELVQNAEPGELAKIEAALVEGENKPQPAASVSARRKGKGWTGYDRTKADAAKRSADNSRAGRDIGELPAVVDPQRRAAAARSFRVYLEVYFPDLFYMGWSADHLRVISKIERAVLEGGLFAMAMPRGSGKTSLAECACLWAMSYGWREFVALIGADEKHAADMLASIKVELETNENLLADFPEVCYPIRMLEGIAHRCRGQLHLGRRTQMQWTAREIVLPTIADSAASGAVVKVAGLTGGIRGMKFKRADGRAVRPSLVVLDDPQTDESAKSPSQCRTREEIVAGAVLGLAGPGNKISGVMPCTVIREGDLADAMLDTQKRPEWQGERTKLVYAFPENEKLWEQYEKIRADGLRAGDGGAAGTEFYRANREAMDAGSKVAWEERFLPGELSAIQSAMNLKIDNEAAFFAEYQNEPLPTDDVDDELLSEDEICRRINRGKRGAVPAWASRLSVFVDVHKKLLYWMVCAWGNDFTGAVIDYGAYPDQKRARFTLRESKVAMSHKAPGAGMEGAIYAGLEVTVDDLLGREWAGADGAALRPDICLIDANWGQSTDVIKMFCRQSHYAGQLWPSHGKGVTASMKPLGEWRNEPGDLAGLNWRAPTIRGKRGAVRHVMFDANFWKSFLNARLSTSMGDPGALTLFGNKPERHALLADHLTAEYRIRTEGRGRRVDEWKVKPGRADNHWLDCGVGCAVGASMLGVELMKQVGSGAGKAEPRKRKRRRVSYL, encoded by the coding sequence TTGACGATCGACGGGCGCGAATTGGTTGACGGACTTTCGCCGGCGGAGCTGGCGGAGTTGGTGCAAAACGCGGAGCCGGGGGAACTGGCGAAAATTGAGGCGGCGTTGGTTGAGGGCGAAAACAAGCCTCAACCGGCGGCGTCTGTTTCTGCGCGCCGCAAGGGCAAGGGCTGGACGGGATACGATCGCACCAAAGCAGACGCGGCAAAGCGTTCCGCGGACAACAGCCGGGCCGGTCGCGATATCGGAGAGCTGCCGGCTGTGGTTGATCCCCAGCGGCGGGCGGCCGCGGCGCGTTCGTTTCGTGTCTACCTGGAGGTTTACTTTCCGGATCTGTTTTACATGGGCTGGAGCGCGGACCATCTGCGCGTGATCTCCAAAATTGAGCGGGCGGTTTTGGAGGGCGGGCTGTTCGCAATGGCGATGCCGCGGGGCAGCGGTAAAACGTCGCTGGCTGAGTGTGCTTGCCTGTGGGCGATGTCCTACGGCTGGCGGGAGTTCGTGGCGCTGATCGGTGCCGACGAAAAGCATGCGGCCGATATGCTCGCCTCAATCAAGGTGGAACTTGAAACCAACGAAAACCTTCTGGCCGATTTTCCGGAGGTCTGCTATCCAATTCGCATGCTGGAGGGCATCGCGCATCGGTGCCGTGGTCAATTGCATCTTGGCCGGCGGACGCAAATGCAATGGACGGCGCGGGAGATTGTCTTGCCGACGATCGCGGATTCGGCGGCCTCCGGCGCGGTGGTCAAGGTGGCCGGCCTGACGGGTGGAATCCGCGGCATGAAATTTAAGCGGGCCGACGGTCGCGCTGTCCGTCCTTCGCTGGTGGTGTTGGACGATCCGCAAACGGACGAATCCGCAAAGTCTCCCAGCCAATGCCGGACGCGGGAGGAAATCGTTGCAGGTGCCGTTTTGGGGCTGGCGGGGCCGGGTAATAAAATCTCGGGCGTGATGCCGTGCACGGTGATCCGAGAGGGCGACTTGGCCGATGCAATGCTCGATACTCAAAAGCGGCCGGAGTGGCAAGGGGAGCGCACCAAACTTGTCTACGCGTTCCCTGAAAACGAAAAGCTTTGGGAGCAATACGAGAAAATCCGAGCCGATGGTTTGCGTGCTGGCGACGGCGGCGCCGCGGGGACGGAGTTCTACCGGGCGAATCGTGAAGCGATGGACGCGGGGTCAAAAGTCGCTTGGGAAGAACGGTTTTTGCCAGGTGAGCTGTCGGCGATTCAATCGGCGATGAATCTCAAAATAGATAACGAGGCGGCATTCTTTGCGGAGTATCAAAACGAGCCTCTGCCGACTGACGACGTTGACGACGAACTTTTGAGCGAAGATGAAATCTGCCGGCGGATCAACCGGGGTAAACGTGGCGCTGTGCCGGCGTGGGCGTCGCGGCTGTCGGTATTCGTCGATGTCCACAAAAAACTTTTGTATTGGATGGTCTGCGCGTGGGGCAACGATTTCACCGGGGCGGTGATTGACTACGGCGCCTATCCGGACCAAAAGCGGGCGCGGTTCACTCTGCGGGAATCAAAGGTTGCAATGAGCCACAAGGCGCCGGGCGCCGGGATGGAAGGCGCGATCTATGCCGGGCTAGAGGTTACGGTTGATGATCTGCTGGGCCGGGAATGGGCCGGTGCCGATGGGGCAGCGTTGCGGCCGGACATCTGCCTCATAGATGCGAACTGGGGGCAATCCACCGACGTTATCAAGATGTTCTGCCGGCAATCCCATTATGCCGGGCAGTTGTGGCCGTCGCATGGTAAGGGCGTGACGGCGAGCATGAAACCGCTAGGCGAATGGCGTAACGAGCCGGGGGATTTAGCGGGCCTGAACTGGCGAGCGCCGACGATCCGCGGCAAGCGGGGGGCGGTGCGGCATGTGATGTTTGATGCCAACTTTTGGAAATCATTCCTCAATGCGCGGTTGTCGACGTCGATGGGTGATCCGGGTGCGCTTACGCTGTTCGGCAATAAGCCGGAGCGGCATGCGTTATTGGCGGATCATCTTACCGCGGAGTATCGGATACGGACGGAGGGCCGCGGCCGGCGGGTGGACGAATGGAAGGTCAAGCCGGGTCGGGCTGATAACCATTGGCTCGATTGCGGGGTTGGATGCGCGGTGGGTGCGTCCATGTTGGGCGTGGAGTTGATGAAACAAGTCGGCAGCGGAGCCGGCAAGGCGGAGCCGCGCAAACGCAAGCGGCGGCGGGTTTCTTATCTTTAG